From the Chryseobacterium sp. G0201 genome, the window CCGTACTACGGTTCTAAAATGCTTACCTGTGGAAGCGTACAGGAAACTATTAATAACAAATAAACCCCCTTTATTATGGACAATATGGAAAACCAACACGAAATGCATCATAATCCCGAAAATGAAGAACATAGCGGTAAACATTCTTTAGCAATGTACAAACGCTTTGCGATTATGGCGGTTGTGATGTTCGCAGCAATGTATTTCATTATGTATGCTATGATTGACGGTTTGCAGAACCTTATCCCCAACATAAATAATTTGTATATGACATTGCTGATGGTTTCTGCAATGTTGATAATAGAATTATGGATAATGAAGGGTATGTATGAAAATAAGAAAATCAATTGGGGCATTATAATAATTTCTGCTGCAATAGGTATCTTTTCGTGGTTTGGTATTCGGGAGCAGTTATTTGTTGGTGATAAGGAATTTGTAAAAGGTATGATACCACACCACGCAGCGGCAGTATTAATGTCTGAAAAAGCAAACCTTACCGACCCTGAACTGATACAGTTGC encodes:
- a CDS encoding DUF305 domain-containing protein produces the protein MDNMENQHEMHHNPENEEHSGKHSLAMYKRFAIMAVVMFAAMYFIMYAMIDGLQNLIPNINNLYMTLLMVSAMLIIELWIMKGMYENKKINWGIIIISAAIGIFSWFGIREQLFVGDKEFVKGMIPHHAAAVLMSEKANLTDPELIQLQKNILKTQAEEIEFMKRKLKEFENK